From a single Brassica oleracea var. oleracea cultivar TO1000 chromosome C5, BOL, whole genome shotgun sequence genomic region:
- the LOC106296097 gene encoding B3 domain-containing transcription factor VRN1-like, whose protein sequence is MPRPFFHKLIFSSTIQEKRLRVPDKFVSKFKDELSVAVALTVPDGHVWRVGLRKADNNKIWFQDGWQEFVDRYSIRIGYLLIFRYEGNSAFSVYIYNLSHSEINYHSSALMDTAHTHLKRARLFEDLEDEDAAEVVYPSSSVYPSSQQHPEVTVAAIKGYASPAIQSFFAGPPVKAEEATPTPKVTKKRGRKKKNAVPEEVNSSAPRDDDPESRSKFYESASARKRTVTAEERERAINAAKTFEPTNPFFRVVLRPSYLYRGCIMYLPSGFAEKYLSGISGFIKVQLGEKQWPVRCLYKAGRAKFSQGWYEFTLENNLGEGDVCVFELLRTRDFVLKVTAYRVNAI, encoded by the exons ATGCCACGCCCTTTCTTCCACAAGTTGATTTTCTCATCCACTATCCAAGAAAAACGCCTG AGAGTTCCAGATAAGTTTGTGAGTAAATTCAAGGACGAGCTATCCGTCGCAGTTGCACTCACGGTACCTGACGGCCACGTTTGGCGTGTAGGACTAAGAAAAGCCGACAACAACAAAATCTGGTTTCAAGATGGTTGGCAAGAGTTTGTCGACCGTTACTCAATCCGCATTGGCTATCTCCTCATCTTCAGATACGAAGGCAACTCTGCCTTCAGCGTCTACATATACAACTTATCACACTCCGAGATCAACTACCATTCCTCCGCTCTCATGGACACCGCACACACCCACCTCAAACGCGCCCGTTTGTTTGAAGATCTTGAAGACGAAGACGCTGCCGAGGTTGTTTATCCTTCTTCCTCAGTGTATCCGTCATCACAACAGCATCCTGAAGTTACTGTAGCCGCTATTAAAGGGTACGCTAGCCCAGCTATCCAGAGCTTCTTCGCTGGACCACCTGTTAAAGCTGAAGAGGCGACACCGACCCCTAAAGTTACTAAGAAGAGAGGGAGGAAGAAGAAGAACGCTGTTCCTG AGGAAGTAAACTCATCTGCTCCGAGGGATGATGACCCGGAGAGCCGTTCAAAGTTCTACGAGAGTGCTTCTGCGAGAAAGAGAACGGTGACTGCAGAGGAAAGAGAGAGGGCCATTAATGCAGCCAAAACGTTCGAGCCAACAAACCCTTTCTTCAGAGTTGTTCTTCGACCATCTTATCTATACAGAGGCTGCATCATG TATCTGCCTTCTGGTTTTGCTGAGAAGTACTTAAGTGGGATCTCGGGATTCATCAAGGTCCAGCTCGGGGAGAAACAGTGGCCGGTGAGATGCCTCTACAAAGCAGGGAGAGCCAAGTTCAGCCAAGGGTGGTACGAGTTCACCCTGGAGAACAACCTAGGAGAAGGTGACGTCTGCGTGTTCGAGCTCCTCAGAACCAGAGACTTCGTCCTGAAAGTAACGGCCTATCGGGTCAACGCAATCTAG